Proteins encoded by one window of Sorex araneus isolate mSorAra2 chromosome 3, mSorAra2.pri, whole genome shotgun sequence:
- the ARHGEF12 gene encoding rho guanine nucleotide exchange factor 12 isoform X2, with amino-acid sequence MSGTQPTLPDRFPLKKPIRHGSILNRESPTDKKQKVERSASHDFDPTGLVQRCVIIQKDDNGFGLTVSGDNPVFVQSVKEDGAAMRAGVQTGDRIIKVNGTLVTHSNHLEVVKLIKSGSYVALTVQGRPPGSPQIPLAESEVEPPATGHMSPLLTSPHSPGASGNMERITSPVLVGEENNVVHNQKVEILRKMLQKEQERLQLLQEDYNRTPAQRLLKEIQETKKHIPQLQEQLSKATGSAQDGAVVTSSKPLSDTFTGSDLEAESGDGLGRLDYSSGDASRASSDNADSPKSGLKERIYQEENQEKSEIIQDADAQCPIGSPSTRTAPHIIGAEDDDFGTEHEQINGQCSCFQSIELLKSRPAHLAVFLHHVVSQFDPATLLCYLYSDLYKQTNSKETRRVFLEFHQFFLDRSAHLKVSVPDEISVDLEKRRPELIPEDLHRHYIHTMQERVHPEVQRHLEDFRQKRSMGLTLAESELTKLDAERDKDRGTLEKERACAEQIVTKIEEVLMTAQAVEEDKSSTMQYVILMYMKHLGVKVKEPRNLEHKRGRIGFLPKIKQSMKKDREGEEKGKRRGFPSILGPPRRPSRHDNSAIGRAMELQQKQRHPKHLPAPLSVSPEPQDSVKSRQSALASDGADAGCLPANSMSSLAPGATLSQESGKENDTGSKQVGEAPASGDALDCAPRTPNTIFDFPPPPLDQVQEEECEVERVTEHGTPKPFRKFDSLAFGESQSEDEQFENDLETDPPSWQQLVSREVLLGLRPSEIKRQEVINELFYTERAHVRTLKVLHQVFYQRVSREGILSPSELRKIFSNLEEILQLHIGLNEQMKAVRKRNETSVIDQIGEDLLTWFSGSGEEKLRHAAATFCSNQPFALEMIKSRQKKDSRFQTFVQDAESNPLCRRLQLKDIIPTQMQRLTKYPLLLDNIAKYTEWPTEREKVKRAADHCRQILNYVNQAVREAENKQRLEDYQRRLDTSNLKMSEYPNVEELRNLDLTKRKMIHEGPLVWKVNRDKTIDLYTLLLEDILVLLQKQDDRLVLRCHSKILASTADSKHTFSPVIKLNTVLVRQVATDNKALFVISMSDNGAQIYELVAQTVSEKNVWQDLICRMAASVKEQSTKPIPLPQSPPCEGDHDEEEPPKSKAEHHGISVTAMQSPDRDLGLESPLMSAKPQSHSLGTSGKSEVDDLFVAERQFAKEQHEAGTLKDAGGNDSATALDPHLPVSEERWALDALRNLGLLKQLLVHQLGLTEKSTQEEWVHSPGSHAVSPGLQVDSGNNNAENVKAYHPGEGQMPFRTGTGDISSCHSPRTSTESSAPRDSVALAFQDRQASHMLVMGHMPMTPEMLPAEPEGGPDESGEHFFDAREAHSDDNPSEGDGALRKEEDVNLRISGNYLILDGYEAVQESSTDEEIACSLPPLPPASPPSTDSSHQPQHSPPNTRSDGALSPFTPECLVPTRWGTGEEPCFEVRSPSSCADPQGQIMRCIRKIEADLEHLKKVEESYTTLCQRLAGSALIDKHSDKS; translated from the exons TCAAAT CTGGTTCCTATGTAGCTCTCACTGTTCAGGGACGCCCTCCTGGGTCGCCCCAGATTCCGCTCGCTGAGTCTGAAGTGGAGCCACCAGCTACTGGACATATGTCTCCCCTCCTGACGTCCCCTCACTCGCCGGGTGCCTCTGGGAACATGGAGCGGATTACTAGTCCCGTGCTCGTGGGG GAGGAAAACAATGTGGTTCATAACCAGAAAgtagaaattctgagaaaaatgtTACAGAAAGAGCAAGAACGGCTACAG TTATTGCAGGAAGATTACAACCGAACACCTGCCCAAAGATTGCTAAAAGAGATCCAAGAGACCAAGAAACACATTCCTCAGCTGCAAGAGCAGCTATCCAAAGCCACAGGCTCTGCTCAG GATGGAGCTGTAGTCACATCCTCCAAGCCTTTAAGTGACACATTCACAGGCAGTGATCTCGAAGCAGAGTCTGGGGATGGACTAGGGAGACTGGACTACAGCAGTGGAGATGCCTCCCGAGCCAGCAGTGACAATGCAGAT AGTCCCAAGAGTGGCCTGAAAGAGAGGATTTATCAAGAGGAAAATCAggagaaaagtgaaataattcaggATGCT GATGCTCAGTGTCCAATTGGGAGTCCCTCAACACGCACAGCACCACATATCATTGGAGCTGAGGATGATGATTTTGGTACAGAACATGAACAG aTCAATGGGCAGTGCAGCTGTTTCCAGAGTATTGAATTGCTAAAGTCTCGCCCCGCTCACTTGGCTGTTTTTTTACATCATGTAGTTTCACAGTTTGACCCTGCAACTTTG CTCTGTTATCTCTACTCTGACCTGTACAAACAGACCAATTCCAAGGAAACGCGTCGTGTCTTCCTCGAATTCCATCAGTTTTTCCTGGATCGGTCTGCA CACCTGAAAGTTTCTGTTCCTGATGAAATATCAGTAGATCTTG AAAAAAGAAGACCTGAACTGATTCCTGAAGATCTCCATCGCCACTACATTCATACTATGCAGGAGAGAGTCCACCCAGAAGTGCAGCGACATTTGGAAGATTTTCG GCAGAAACGTAGTATGGGGCTGACCTTGGCCGAAAGTGAACTAACTAAACTTGATGCAGAGCGAGACAAGGACCGGGGAACTTTGGAAAAGGAGCGGGCCTGTGCGGAGCAGATTGTCACCAAAATTGAAGAAGTGCT GATGACCGCTCAGGCTGTGGAGGAGGATAAGAG ttCAACGATGCAGTATGTAATTCTCATGTACATGAAGCATTTGGGAGTAAAAGTGAAAGAACCTCGAAATTTGGAGCATAAGCGGGGTCGGATTGGATTCCTTCCCAAAATCAAG CAAAGTATGAAGAAAGATAGGGAaggtgaagaaaaaggaaagcgAAGAGGATTTCCTAGCATCCTAGGACCCCCAAGGAGACCAAGCCGCCATGACAATAGTGCAA TTGGCAGAGCCATGGAGCTCCAGCAGAAGCAGCGTCACCCCAAGCACTTACCTGCACCTTTGTCTGTGAGCCCCGAGCCCCAGGACTCTGTTAAGTCACGCCAGAGTGCTTTAGCCAGTGATGGAGCGGACGCTGGGTGTCTGCCAGCCAATTCCATGTCTTCTCTGGCTCCAGGAGCCACTCTTTCCCAGGAAAGCGGGAAAGAGAATGACACAG GATCCAAGCAGGTTGGAGAAGCACCAGCCTCTGGAGATGCCTTAGACTGTGCACCACGTACTCCCAATACTATCTTTGACTTCCCACCGCCCCCGCTGGACCAGGTGCAGGAAGAGGAGTGTGAAGTAGAGAG AGTGACTGAACATGGGACGCCAAAACCCTTTCGAAA GTTTGACAGCTTGGCTTTCGGAGAAAGTCAGAGTGAGGATGAACAGTTTGAAAACGACCTAGAGACAGACCCGCCCAGCTGGCAGCAGCTTGTGAGCCGAGAAGTGCTGCTGGGACTGAGGCCGTCTGAGATCAAAAGACAGGAAGTGATTAATG AATTGTTCTACACTGAAAGAGCTCATGTTCGAACACTAAAGGTTCTTCATCAAGTGTTCTATCAGCGGGTGTCTCGAGAAGGAATTCTGTCACCTTCAGAACTACGAAAAATTTTTTCAAACTTGGAAGAGATTCTTCAACTTCACA ttgGACTGAATGAGCAGATGAAAGCAGTTCGAAAAAGGAATGAGACCTCTGTTATTGATCAGATTGGGGAAGATTTGTTGACATGG TTCAGCGGATCAGGCGAGGAGAAGTTGAGACATGCTGCTGCCACCTTTTGTAGTAACCAGCCTTTTGCCCTGGAAATGATCAAATCGCGTCAGAAAAAGGATTCTCGATTCCAGACCTTTGTGCAA GATGCTGAGAGTAATCCACTGTGCCGTCGCTTGCAGTTGAAGGATATAATCCCCACCCAAATGCAGAGGCTTACAAAGTATCCTCTTCTGTTGGATAATATTGCCAAATACACAG AATGGCCTACAGAAAGGGAGAAAGTGAAGAGAGCTGCAGATCACTGCCGTCAGATCTTAAATTATGTAAATCAGGCTGTCAGGGAAGCAGAAAACAAGCAG CGTTTAGAAGATTATCAGCGTCGACTTGATACCTCCAACCTGAAGATGTCAGAGTACCCAAATGTTGAAGAGCTCAGG AATTTGGATTTAACAAAAAGGAAGATGATTCATGAAGGGCCATTGGTTTGGAAAGTAAATAGAGATAAAACAATTG acCTATACACTTTGTTGCTGGAAGACATTCTTGTATTACTGCAAAAGCAGGATGACAGGCTGGTGTTACGGTGTCATAGTAAGATTCTGGCGTCTACAGCTGACAGCAAGCACACATTTAGCCCTGTCATTAAGTTGAATACAGTATTGGTTCGACAAGTGGCAACAG ATAACAAAGCCTTATTCGTCATCTCCATGTCGGACAACGGAGCCCAGATCTACGAGCTGGTGGCACAGACTGTTTCCGAGAAGAATGT CTGGCAGGACCTCATATGTCGGATGGCTGCATCAGTGAAAGAACAATCCACAAAGCCAATCCCGTTGCCCCAGTCTCCGCCTTGCGA agGAGACCATGATGAAGAAGAGCCTCCAAAGTCGAAAGCAGAGCATCACGGCATCTCAGTCACTGCTATGCAGAGTCCAG ACCGAGATTTGGGATTAGAGTCTCCGTTAATGTCAGCGAAGCCTCAGTCTCATTCACTGGGAACCTCTGGAAAATCAGAGGTTGACGATCTTTTTGTGGCCGAGAGACAGTTTGCAAAAGAGCAGCATGAAGCTGGGACTCTAAAGGATGCTGGCGGGAATGACTCGGCCACAGCCCTGGATCCACACTTGCCTGTCTCAGAGGAGCGATGGGCACTGGATGCACTACGGAATT TGGGACTGTTGAAACAGTTGCTGGTCCACCAGCTGGGCTTGACTGAGAAGAGCACTCAGGAAGAATGGGTACATTCCCCAGGAAGCCATGCAGTGTCTCCGGGGCTGCAGGTGGATAGCGGAAATAACAATGCAGAAAACGTAAAGGCCTATCATCCTGGGGAAGGGCAGATGCCCTTTCGAACTGGAACTGGTGACATTTCGTCTTGTCATAGTCCACGGACTTCAACTGAATCTTCTGCTCCACGGGATTCAGTGGCACTGGCATTCCAAGATAGGCAGGCCAGTCACATGTTAGTAATGGGCCACATGCCCATGACCCCAGAGATGCttcctgcagagccagaagggggTCCTGATGAGAGTGGAGAGCACTTTTTTGATGCCCGTGAAGCACATAGTGATGATAATCCATCAGAAGGTGATGGAGCACTCAGAAAGGAGGAGGATGTTAATTTACGCATCTCAG GAAACTATTTGATCCTTGACGGCTATGAAGCAGTACAGGAGAGCTCCACGGATGAAGAGATCGCTTGCTCTcttcccccactgccccccgccAGTCCTCCCTCCACAGactcctcccaccagccccaacATTCTCCTCCGAACACGCGCTCTGACGGGGCTCTCTCACCCTTCACCCCGGAATGCCTGGTCCCCACGCGCTGGGGAACAGGGGAGGAGCCCTGCTTTGAGGTCCGGAGTCCTTCCTCGTGTGCAGACCCCCAGGGCCAGATCATGAGGTGCATTCGCAAGATTGAGGCTGACCTGGAGCACCTAAAG AAGGTGGAGGAAAGTTACACCACTCTTTGCCAAAGGCTGGCCGGATCAGCCCTCATAGACAAGCACTCAG ATAAAAGTTAG